The following are from one region of the Anabrus simplex isolate iqAnaSimp1 chromosome 8, ASM4041472v1, whole genome shotgun sequence genome:
- the LOC136878796 gene encoding facilitated trehalose transporter Tret1: protein MCLLYIKKFLNRLRGNHDYNPEKMVNMLMRADTHVDLQVPEAGHKPKCTWTQVFASVAVSIGSMVVGFSSAYTSPALASMREEGVLNVTMQEESWIGSLMPLSALVGGMAGGPLIELVGRKTTILGTAIPFIISWLLIGLAQNIPMIYVGRAIAGFCVGIASLCLPVYMGETVQAEVRGMLGLISTTFGNLGILICFVVGKYINWSHLAFFGSLIPIPFLICMCFIPETPRWYISKDKHKEARNALQWLRGKNTDVSEELAEIEKNHIEAEKNSPNSIKELFTQGNVKPITISIGLMFFQQLSGINAVIFYTVQIFEDAGSTIDGNLSTIIVGIVNLGSTFLATALIDRLGRKLLLYISAVSMIISLTILGIFFYLRTLEDPFIDVSSYGWVPLVSFVVFVIGFSLGYGPVPWLMMGEILPARIRGPAASLATSFNWACTFIVTKTFADLLETLGPHGAFWLFGSVCFISLFFVFFCVPETQGKSLEDIEKRFKGPVRRMSSLANIKPMPMAV, encoded by the exons ATGTGTCtgttgtacatcaagaagtttttaAATAGATTGCGTGGAAATCACGATTATAATCCAGAGAAAATGGTGAATATGTTGATGAGAGCTGATACTCACGTGGACCTTCAGGTCCCTGAGGCAGGTCATAAACCCAAATGTACATGGACTCAG GTATTTGCTTCTGTAGCAGTATCTATAGGCTCAATGGTCGTGGGCTTTTCCTCAGCATACACATCACCAGCCCTAGCATCGATGCGCGAGGAGGGAGTGTTAAACGTTACGATGCAAGAG GAATCTTGGATTGGAAGTCTGATGCCACTTTCTGCATTGGTTGGTGGCATGGCTGGTGGCCCTCTCATTGAGTTGGTGGGTCGGAAAACAACCATCCTCGGGACAGCCATTCCATTTATAATTT CGTGGCTACTTATAGGACTTGCTCAAAACATTCCAATGATCTATGTTGGCCGAGCTATAGCAGGCTTCTGCGTAGGCATTGCTTCTCTCTGTCTACCAGTTTACATGGGAGAGACTGTTCAAGCTGAAGTACGAGGCATGCTTGGGCTCATCTCGACAACATTTGGAAATCTTG GTATTCTAATATGTTTCGTGGTGGGAAAATACATCAACTGGTCCCATCTAGCATTTTTTGGATCACTGATACCTATTCCATTCCTCATCTGTATGTGCTTCATTCCTGAGACTCCAAGATGGTATATATCAAAAG ATAAACATAAGGAGGCCCGCAATGCACTCCAGTGGCTCAGAGGAAAGAATACTGATGTAAGTGAAGAACTTGCAGAGATAGAGAAGAACCATATTGAGGCCGAGAAGAACTCTCCCAATTCAATTAAGGAACTCTTCACACAAGGCAACGTCAAACCCATAACGATCTCCATTGGCCTTATGTTCTTCCAGCAGCTCAGTGGTATCAATGCCGTAATCTTCTACACTGTACAGATCTTTGAG GATGCAGGCAGTACAATTGATGGAAATCTCTCAACTATCATAGTTGGTATTGTCAACCTGGGATCCACCTTCTTGGCCACTGCACTGATTGACAGACTAGGCCGCAAACTGCTACTTTACATCTCAGCAGTATCGATGATCATCTCCCTCACTATTCTTGGCATCTTCTTCTATCTTCGTACCTTGGAGGATCCATTCATCGATGTGAGCAGCTACGGTTGGGTGCCTCTGGTTAGTTTTGTGGTCTTTGTGATTGGCTTCTCACTTGGTTATGGACCTGTTCCATGGTTGATGATGGGCGAAATTTTGCCAG CAAGAATCAGGGGTCCAGCAGCATCACTTGCCACGTCTTTCAATTGGGCATGCACATTCATCGTCACCAAGACTTTTGCCGATCTTCTTGAAACTCTTGGACCACATGGTGCTTTCTGGTTGTTTGGATCAGTATGTTTCATAAGtttattcttcgtcttcttctgtgTACCAGAAACACAAGGCAAGAGTCTTGAAGACATTGAGAAGAGATTCAAAGGACCAGTGAGAAGAATGAGTTCTCTAGCCAACATTAAGCCAATGCCAATGGCTGTTTAA